In the genome of Enterococcus sp. DIV2402, the window TTCAAATGAATTTGATAATCAGTCAATGCATCATTTATCTTCTTAATTATGCGACGTAAAGTAGACATGCTAACTGCATGTCTTTGGCAGAAGTCTGACGTAAGGAACGAACGGTGCAAAATTAGTTGTTGATAGATGTGATACACAATATTTTTAGTATAAAGTTCTTCAAAATAACGATCAAAATTGGTTCCTTTTCGTAATAAATAACTTCCATAACGAGTGCCTATATTTAATTGCATTTGTTCTGGTGAATAGAGTTCTGAAATACTTTCAGCAATTTCTTTTAGATATTTTCGAACCGTTTGACTAGTTAGTGATTGTATATAATCTGAAATATCTTTACTTGAAACGCCTTCTTCTTGTTTGTCTAGAAAATAGAGTAATTCTTTTTTTAAAAGTATTTCCTTAGAGAATCCAAACATACACTTCCTCCTCAGTTTGTGTATTCCATAAGTTAATCTTAGCGAAACCAAACATAAATTTCCTCCTCAATTTTCAGCATTCTATAAATCAATTTATGACTAATTTGAAATACTCGCATCTTTCAGTTATGTCTTAATAACATTTATCCCATAGAAACGACTACTCACTCTTGGAGCTTGGATTATTTTTCAACTTAAATCTATAAATCTGATGTGCAATCATGCCTATACTAACTATTAGAAAAATACCAATTCCTACGGCTATGATAATTTGCTCCCAAAATCGTTGACGATTTCCTGCTTCTTGTTCTTTTTGAACGTTTGCTGTATAAGGAACACGCTCACCAGTGACTAACAAACGATGTGAATTAATCATGTAGGGCGTACAGGTTACTAAAGTTACTAAGTCTTTCTCAGCAACTAGTTGTAGTAAAGAGGTTTCATGCGGTTCCACTACTTGAATATCCCTCACCTCATAAGCTAATGTTTGATTTAAAATGTCTATTAAAAAGAGGTCGCCCTTTTTTAATTTAGGAAGATTGGTGAATAGTTCTCTTTCCGGCAATCCTCGATGAGCAGTAATGACTGCGTGGGTTCCATCTCCACCCACAGGATAACTCGTCCCATCTAATACAGTGGCACCTTTTTCCAACAATAATGGCGTGGTTGTATCAAATAAAGACAATTCAACGGCCAATTTTGGAATGTTAATTTTTCCGATAAAATGTTGCTGATAATATTGCTCATCTGCTTTTTGGGAAGGAGATTCACTAAAAGGATCGGCACCTGGTGCAAGGCCTTCCGTTTTCAAACGCTCGTTTTCGACTTCTAGTCGTTGGCGTTCTGCTGCCACATTTTTTTCTTTTGTTAAATAATATGTCATTTGTTGTTGGTCTAAAAAATTGTTTAATGCGTTAACATAAAATGGATAGGTCATAACCATGACTCCCGTACAAAATAAGCAGATAACAGCAATACGAGAAAACAACTGTCGCTTTGATTTTTTCATTTTCGTTTTCCTTCCTCTATCCAATAGCAAGTAGTATCAGCTCGCTTATCCTTTCGAATAATCGAACGACTTCTCAATAGGAATTGCTTCTCTTTTAAACGAAATATATACCCTTTAATTTTGGGCTGCTCTCGGTTTGCAGGCGTTACCCAATAGCAACCGCCACGAATTTGAGAAAAACATACCTTGCCATCTTGATTACTGGTTGTTATGGCAATCTGTTTGTGTCGTTTCGATAAAATAAATCGTTGTCCCACCAATGGTTCTCCATTTTTAAGGTAGATAAATTGAAAATCATAACGATATTTTCCGCTTTGATAATAAACAAATTTGCGCCACATCCAATAAGCAATGGAAACTAAAACTACTGGAATAGCCAACATGAATAACCAAAATCGCTGATAGTGGTACTTTTCTGTTTGCTCTTTTTCTTTTTCCATGACTTCTTCTATATAAGGAATCCGATGAGCCGTGACTAATAAGCGATGCGTATTCACCATATAAGGTGTGCAAGTCACCAACGTTACTAAATCTTTCCCTTCCTTAATTTTCAAATCCTCTAATTCATGTGGTAGTACTGTGTTAAACTGCTCAATTTGATAGGCTAATTTTTCTCCAGCAACGTCAAGATAGAACACATCATCTTGTTGTAACTTTTCTAAATCAGTAAATAATAATTTATTGGGTAAACCGCTATGACCAGTAATTACCGAGTGGGTATCACTTCCACCAATTGGTAAAGAAGTTCCTTGTAAAACTGTCGCTCCTTTTTCTAACAACAGTGAATTGGTTTCATCAAACAACGGGAGACTAACATGGATTTTAGGAATATAGATGGCGCCAATTGTATGGTCTGAAAAATATTGGCGATCAGGATTCGGCGTATTGCCAATAGATTCTTCAAAAGGATCCTCCACTAAGCCCATTCCTGGAATATTGGTCGTTTGTTTATTAGTCCGAAGTACGTCATTTTGTTGCTTCATTTTCGATAAATGTTCTTCTCGTTCAGTCAGTAATTGTTCTTGATTTTCGCGATGCATTTTTTCAATCGTCTTCTGGTCATAATAGTTATTAATAGCGTCTACTACGAAGGGATAACTAAAAGTCACTGCACCAGTTAGAAATAATAACGCCATCAGTAGTTTCAATAAAAGATTTATTCGTTCGTTTTTCAAGTTTTGATCCATCTTTAGCTCCTTTTCTCTAAATAAAAAGGTAACTCCGAAAATGAAGTTACCTTTTTATTCAAGTGACCTTTGATAGAGAAAATCTAATTTCCCGCTAAGCTTCTGCTTGCGCTTTAGATTTTCTAAACCAACTATATGCACCTAACATGAGAGCTGCTCCAATTACTAGGTAAATATAAATTCCGCTACCCCCTGTTGATGGTAATAAGCCTTTAGGTGTATTGGGTACGGTAATTACTTGTGCTTCTTCATACGTTCCTACTTTGACTTCAAATTTAATGGTACCGTCAGGAATTTTCACATATTTATCAGAAGGCGCTTTGGTTTCATTTAATGTATATTCTCCATCTTTTAAACCGATAACATTGACAGAACCATTCGCTAATGAAGTAATCGTACTTTTACTAGTTGCTGTATCTACCCAACCAATTAAAGCATACGCTGTACCGGCAGTGTTTAATTCAAATTCGCCGTATTGACCCGCTTGATTAATCACTACAAATTCTGCACCTGCTAACGTTTTATCAGTATGCGCATCTTTTTTTACAATTTTCTTCCCGCCAGTTTGGAATTTTTCTTTTGGTGTTACTTCTGGTTGCGGAGTATCACCAATTTTGACATTTGCTTTGTTTCCTTCAATTGCATCCGGAACCAAATCTTTTGTTAATTCCATTTGGTAATCAATGATAAGTGTGCTACCTGCTAATGCTTGAACAGTTGCTGAATTGGAGTTTAATGCTAGTGTGAAACCACCATCTCCATTGGCAGTAATTGTATAATCGCTCCCTGCAGTTAATCCGTCAGCAATCAAAGAATCTGCAATAAATTGCAAGCCCTCTGTTGGTGTATCCGTTACAGAATAGGTAACATCTGCAATGTCGCTAGGAATATTTAATGTTAAGCGGAAGGCAATCTTCTGTCCTCTTTCCATATTATAACGAGTGCCATCTTCAGTAATCATGTCAAATTCATCGATATTTTGAACAGTTTTTGTATCTTTTGATGTGATATTTTTAGGGTATAAATGCACATGATCTAATTTTTCATCTGTGAATTTTTCTGTGCTCGCATCAAAAGCATATGCTGGTAATGCTAATACAATTGGAGCCGCTTTTTGAGTGACTGTCACGTTCCCAGGTGTTTTAGTTTCAACAAATAAATAGACTGCATCTAATCCACCACTTTTTTCTGGTAAATTGAAAGTTGCTGCTCCCAGTTCATTGGTCGTAACACTAGTTAAACCAGTGAAACTATTAGGATTAGCCGTATAAGCAGCAATAACTGCAGCTTGTGCGGTTGCTTGGTCTGCATTTTCAACCGCTGCATGATATTGTGTGGTCACATCATAAACAGTGAAAACTGCTCCAGGTAAAGCTTCTCCACCAAAATCAGTCATTTCCTTCCCTGTATTTTGACGAGGATACCCTTCTGGATACTCATCATTAAAAATCACTTTGTGTAATGTCACCGGAACTTTCGCATCATCTGCATAAGCTGTTGCAGAACCAAAAATTCCCACCAATAGTGGTAATACCAATAAAGACATAAAAATACTTTTTACAACCTTTTTCATTTAATTTCCTCCTAAATGCTTATTAATAATTTTGGATACTATTTTTTGAAAATTGGGGAATTCGCTAATAACTTTTTTATTTCGTCTGATTATTTACTTGTTTTCGATAAAGCAAAAACGCAATCGTCAATAAAGCAATACCTAAGATACTAATCATTGACTTTGCTTCTCCGGTAATTGGCAACGATGGTTTCCCAGGCTTGCTGGGTTTTTCCGGTGTCGGTTGCTCAGGTTTTGGTGGTTCTGGTTTTTTAGGAAGCTCAACACCACTATTCTTAGGATATAAATGAATTGTTGAAAGATAACTTCCAGATACTGATGGATTTTCAATTGGCAATACTACCAGCATTGGTGCTGCTAATTCACGGATTTCTTGTCCCTCTATTGCGGGTGCTTTTGTTTCTAAAAATAGATACGCACTATTATTAATAGCAGGCGTTACGTTTACAATAGCTACTCCATCTTCATTTGCTACAGTAGTTGTCACCACTTCTTGAAGCAACGGATTATTTACATCACTAGAAAATTTTCCTCTTAATTCTTGCATCGGTGTATTCATTACTTTAGTCATTAAAGTTTCTAATGATTGTGTTTGCAATTCTTCTGCAACCCAATCTGTAACCTCATAGACTTCAAAAGTAACATTATTTAACCCATACGTTTCTCCATCGTTACTATCCATTTCCAGACCGGTATTTTGTGTATAATCTGGCGTAGCATTGAAATCTTTGAACATTTTTTTGTGTAAAACAAATTCAATGGCGGATTCTTTTTCTTCCGCATGAATAGACGTCGGATAAATAGTTGACGCAAAAGAAATAACGAGCAGGATTATGACAGTTGAAAAAATTTTTTTCATCTTACTCTAGCTCCTTTCGATTGCGATAAACATAATATCCGCCAATAACAATTCCGATACCAACTACCAGTAATGAACTAATAACAAATACCTTTCTCCCTTGACCACCCGTTGCTGGTAACAATCCTTTTGGCGTATTGGCAATGGTGACTTCAATTGTATTGTTGCTTTCATCTTTTAAAACAACTTCAATTGCTTCTTCATTCATTGCTTGATTTCCATAATTAACAGTGACTATGCCTGTGTCAGAAATAACTACTTTAAAGATCTCTTCAAGCACCACAAAGCCTTCTGGAGCAGCTACTTCTTTGATTAAGTAAGTCCCTGGTTTAAATAAGAATAGGTCATCCGAATCATCCGCAATAAATTTCCCAGTACCTTCACTGTTGGTAGTTAGTTTGGCAAGAAGCTGATCTTCACCTTGTTTTCGAACCTCAAAGACCGCTCCCGCAAGTTTTTGATTTGTCTGAGCATCTTTTTTCAGAATTGAAAATTCAAATTGGCGTAATTGATTGTATTTAGCAAAGACAAATACTTTTTTATTATTGTCATTACTTAGATACCAACCATCTGATGAAGGGAGTGTATCCCTTTGAATTATCGTCCCTTGTTCATCTTTTAAATTCCCTTCAATGTCTACTTGAAATTTAAAGATGGTATCATCGACTTTATAACCAGTAGGTGTAACGGTTTCTTGAAGACTATAAAACCCAGGTGTAAGAGACTTAGTTGAAGTGACATCATTGGCAATCAAATCATCAGGTTCGCCTACAATTGTACCAGTACCATTCCAACTGTCTTCGTACTTTCTTAAAGTTAAACGCGCGCCATTTAACTGCTCATTATTTTCTTTGGAATATTTTTCAGTTGCTATTAATAACTTTTTAAATTGATTCTCAATAGTATAGTGAATGGTATTTCCTTCAATTGTAATACCGTCTTTTTTATTATTAATCGTGACTACGCCTGTATCACTTACTTTAATAATCCATTGATCATTAGATAGTGTGTGACCATTTGGCGCTTGGATTTCTGTTAAAGCATATTCACTATTCAATTCTAGTTTCGTCTCTTCTAATTGATACGTACCATCCTGTTTATCGGTTAACAGCACGCCTTCATTTGGAAGATTTCCACCGGTTAATTTAAATTGAGCACCTGTCAACGGTTGAGATTCTTGGTCAGAAATTTTAACTATTTTTAGCCCTAATGGAGTGAAAATTTTTCTGTTGATCCAAGTCGTTCCGTCTTCATTAGAAGTTGCTTCATAGCCATCGGGCACATTTAATTCAGAAAATTTATAAATAAAATCGTTGCCTTGATTATTAAATTTAGGCAACCACAATGTTTCTTGACCACCTTGTGTTTTAGAAATTTTTTCAATATTTTGTCTTTCCCACGTATCGGACTCAGAAGACACTAGGCGAAGATACCCCGTTTTCCACGCTTCATTAGTAATCGTTTTACTACGTTCAACAGAAAAATCTAAATAATCTGGACGATGGGAGGTATCTTTATCGTATTCCTCCCAAATCTTTTTCAAGTTCAACTTGATACCTGGAGCTTTGGCAGATGGTATACCAAAATCTATTTGATTATTTGGGTTATTTCCATCTGGTGTTAATTTAGTTGGACCATTCATTGGGTACCATTTTTCAGGAGTAAAATCCTCATCTTCCGTATTAATACGTACTTGATAGTGAAATTGAACTTCTTGTCCTTTTCCTAAATTCAACTCTGTTACATCTAATTTTCCATTAGAAATTGCTGCAGTAGGTAAATTTGAGATATTGGTACTTCCAACACTACGAACTGTGACATTAGTTGAATCATAAGAAAACTGGGTACCAATTGGATCAATAATCGAACCATCCACAATCGTATTAAACGAAGCGACTACATTTTGAGCTTGTTCTAATAAATAATCAGTCACTTCTGCCGTTGTTTCTGCATCTCGATATAATCCAGGTGATGCAAGTAAACTAGCTCTTGCTCTTACTTGTGCTTCAGTTAAATAATTTAGATCGGCTCCTAACTGAATTCCTAATGTATGAAGAATAGAGCCACTATTCTGGGCTATTTTGGCCGCACCTAATGTAGCTGCCCAAGTATTCCAAATTCTAATGCCATTAGTTGTATCATAATATCTTCCATTACCACTATTAGGCGGTATGATATTTGGGTCGCTGTTGCTACTAGTCCCCGCAGTATAGTTTGACCAAGAATTAAACGCCCCACTTCGTAATCCAGATGTATTCCCTGGCTGATCTTGATGTGAATTATGAAAACTTGTCCCATAAACGGTACCATTTTCCATAACTGCTTGTGTCACTCTTTTTGAAAAGGTAGGAACGCCATCCGTCAGTAAAATCATCATTTTGTTACTGTTGGTACTGGATAAAAGCATATCATTGCCTTTTTCAATTCCATTTTGAGTGAATGTGCCACCATTAAACGTTTGACTCAATGCATTATTAATATTTGTTACATGTTGAGTATCGGATACAGGTTTAATTGGTTGCTGAATTAAATCAACATACCCAGGACTCGAATAACCTACAAACCCAACATTTACGTAATTGCCAATGCCCGCTTGATTAATCAGCTGAAAAAATTCTTTTACACCTGCACGAACTGCTCCAGCTCGGTCATTCCAGCCATTACTGCTACTAGGCTCCATGCTTCCAGACATATCAACAACCAGCACAATATCTACCGGTTCAATATTCTCTTTCTGATTTCCACGTACATTCAAATAGACATCATATAATCCTGGAGTACTGGTTTCTTTGGCATATTTACGAATAGCAAAGTCAGCATCTTGTCCAGTACCACCATATTCGATATAAGAATCTGTTACATTGTTAGAATTTCCATCCCAACTATTGTTTCCATCCCAACCACTTGCTCCGAATTTTTTTCCTTGATGATTTCTAACAGTTTGGTTATTTGTTGGATTCCAGTAATGTTTTGGATAAGTACCATTTTCGTTCGTTGTATATTCTGGATTGATTGCTGGATAATTCGTTAAACTATCAAGCGAACTCGCAATACTGAAATTTCCATTAGGTTCAAATGTATCGCTATTGGCATCTAAATTTTCTTCTGTTGTTTCTTTTTCAGAACTTGTCGTTGTTTGGGACGGTTCTGTGCTGTCCAATGATTCTTGTTCACTTTCCGTACGAGCTGTTGAATTCGGTTTGTCATCTGTAACAGCTTCTTCTTGCTGTGTATTCGTCATTTCTATTTCAGAGCTTTCAATCGTGGTTGACTCAACAGGGATTTCGTTTTTTGGGTTCACAACTGGCAGACGTAATTGATGTGGTCCTTCTATCTCGGATGTAAAAACATCTGTTGTAATTGTTTCAGTCTCGGATAATTCATCTGCTTGTATTCTCAGCATGACATTTGTAACTGAAAGCTCAGTTACTAGCTCCACTGTACCAGTAGCTGTTTCTGAAAATTCATCTTGAACAAACCAATTATTCTCATAGTTCCAGCCATCAACTGATTGAAAAGGAATACTTTTTCCATCGGCAATCAATTCCAACTTTAGCTTTTGTTTCGTATTGGCAGTTTTCTGATACGAATAATTAAATTTCCAATTAATTTTCTCGTTCGTTTCACTTGAAACATAGTTAATTTTTAATTCAGGTGTATCAATTATTTTTTCAGAAATAGTTTCTTTTTCATCACCAAAAACTTGATATGCTTGGGTTAGTGGTAATAAAAAATTGATAATTAATACGAGTAAAACAAATCCTATAAAGTGCTTCTTTCTCATTCTCCTCCCCCTTTCTCGCCTTTATCTTATAACAATTAAATTGGGGAATATATTTCATAATCAACCCCTCAGAAAAGCTAAAAAGAGACATTTTTATAAAAAATATCCCTTTTTTATAATTTTATATTAATTATTAAACGTTATAATTAGCTACTTCAAAGCATTATCATAATCTAATGTCTTAAAAACCCTCCAACATAAATTCCTCACATCTGAAAAATCTCGTTTTTGCACCTTTAGATGTTTCATTTTAGAACATATTGTATATAAAAAAATAAGTTATCATTAAAATAGTATTTTTTTCACAAAGGGGAGGGTAAAGCATGCTCGGTTTTGATTCATCTGTGTGGATTATGTTTGATATTATTCAACTGTTAGATAATCAAACAGATTATATTTCAAGTGAAAATCTATTATTTTTACTTGGTTATTCTAATATTACACAGGTAAAAAAATTATGTAAAAAACTGCAAGATGATATAAAAAAGTGTTATACAGAGAAAGAAATGACTCTAGTTATTAACAAACGACATGGGATTCGGTTATTACGGCATCCAACTTGTAGTTTTCAGGACTTATTTAACTTGATATTATCTGAGGATATTGCCTATTGTATTTTTAAAGAGGTACTTATTCAACGAGTTGTTTCAGTTAAAGAATTACGCGATCATTATTTTGTCAGCTTCTCAACCATTAAAAGAAAAGTGAAAGAAATCAATAACACGATAAACAATTACGATTTGCATATTACAGTTTCACATCAATTAAAAATCCGTGGGAAAGAATCAACTATTCGTTGTTTTTCTTTTTTTATCTTATTTATGATGCATCGGCAATTATCAAATATTCCCTGGATAGAAAATAAAGAAAAATATTTTAATCTAGCAAAGCAAATCAGCCACTCACTAAATTTAAACTTTACTTTTGTACAAGAAGAAATTTTAGGCCTACAATTGTTTATCTGTTGTTCAGCAATTGAAAGAAATTATTCCTTCTATTTTAAGGAAATGAAATTTCCTTTTATTAAAGAT includes:
- a CDS encoding class C sortase produces the protein MKKSKRQLFSRIAVICLFCTGVMVMTYPFYVNALNNFLDQQQMTYYLTKEKNVAAERQRLEVENERLKTEGLAPGADPFSESPSQKADEQYYQQHFIGKINIPKLAVELSLFDTTTPLLLEKGATVLDGTSYPVGGDGTHAVITAHRGLPERELFTNLPKLKKGDLFLIDILNQTLAYEVRDIQVVEPHETSLLQLVAEKDLVTLVTCTPYMINSHRLLVTGERVPYTANVQKEQEAGNRQRFWEQIIIAVGIGIFLIVSIGMIAHQIYRFKLKNNPSSKSE
- a CDS encoding class C sortase — translated: MDQNLKNERINLLLKLLMALLFLTGAVTFSYPFVVDAINNYYDQKTIEKMHRENQEQLLTEREEHLSKMKQQNDVLRTNKQTTNIPGMGLVEDPFEESIGNTPNPDRQYFSDHTIGAIYIPKIHVSLPLFDETNSLLLEKGATVLQGTSLPIGGSDTHSVITGHSGLPNKLLFTDLEKLQQDDVFYLDVAGEKLAYQIEQFNTVLPHELEDLKIKEGKDLVTLVTCTPYMVNTHRLLVTAHRIPYIEEVMEKEKEQTEKYHYQRFWLFMLAIPVVLVSIAYWMWRKFVYYQSGKYRYDFQFIYLKNGEPLVGQRFILSKRHKQIAITTSNQDGKVCFSQIRGGCYWVTPANREQPKIKGYIFRLKEKQFLLRSRSIIRKDKRADTTCYWIEEGKRK
- a CDS encoding SpaH/EbpB family LPXTG-anchored major pilin, whose product is MKKVVKSIFMSLLVLPLLVGIFGSATAYADDAKVPVTLHKVIFNDEYPEGYPRQNTGKEMTDFGGEALPGAVFTVYDVTTQYHAAVENADQATAQAAVIAAYTANPNSFTGLTSVTTNELGAATFNLPEKSGGLDAVYLFVETKTPGNVTVTQKAAPIVLALPAYAFDASTEKFTDEKLDHVHLYPKNITSKDTKTVQNIDEFDMITEDGTRYNMERGQKIAFRLTLNIPSDIADVTYSVTDTPTEGLQFIADSLIADGLTAGSDYTITANGDGGFTLALNSNSATVQALAGSTLIIDYQMELTKDLVPDAIEGNKANVKIGDTPQPEVTPKEKFQTGGKKIVKKDAHTDKTLAGAEFVVINQAGQYGEFELNTAGTAYALIGWVDTATSKSTITSLANGSVNVIGLKDGEYTLNETKAPSDKYVKIPDGTIKFEVKVGTYEEAQVITVPNTPKGLLPSTGGSGIYIYLVIGAALMLGAYSWFRKSKAQAEA
- a CDS encoding pilin N-terminal domain-containing protein, with product MKKIFSTVIILLVISFASTIYPTSIHAEEKESAIEFVLHKKMFKDFNATPDYTQNTGLEMDSNDGETYGLNNVTFEVYEVTDWVAEELQTQSLETLMTKVMNTPMQELRGKFSSDVNNPLLQEVVTTTVANEDGVAIVNVTPAINNSAYLFLETKAPAIEGQEIRELAAPMLVVLPIENPSVSGSYLSTIHLYPKNSGVELPKKPEPPKPEQPTPEKPSKPGKPSLPITGEAKSMISILGIALLTIAFLLYRKQVNNQTK
- a CDS encoding vWA domain-containing protein, encoding MRKKHFIGFVLLVLIINFLLPLTQAYQVFGDEKETISEKIIDTPELKINYVSSETNEKINWKFNYSYQKTANTKQKLKLELIADGKSIPFQSVDGWNYENNWFVQDEFSETATGTVELVTELSVTNVMLRIQADELSETETITTDVFTSEIEGPHQLRLPVVNPKNEIPVESTTIESSEIEMTNTQQEEAVTDDKPNSTARTESEQESLDSTEPSQTTTSSEKETTEENLDANSDTFEPNGNFSIASSLDSLTNYPAINPEYTTNENGTYPKHYWNPTNNQTVRNHQGKKFGASGWDGNNSWDGNSNNVTDSYIEYGGTGQDADFAIRKYAKETSTPGLYDVYLNVRGNQKENIEPVDIVLVVDMSGSMEPSSSNGWNDRAGAVRAGVKEFFQLINQAGIGNYVNVGFVGYSSPGYVDLIQQPIKPVSDTQHVTNINNALSQTFNGGTFTQNGIEKGNDMLLSSTNSNKMMILLTDGVPTFSKRVTQAVMENGTVYGTSFHNSHQDQPGNTSGLRSGAFNSWSNYTAGTSSNSDPNIIPPNSGNGRYYDTTNGIRIWNTWAATLGAAKIAQNSGSILHTLGIQLGADLNYLTEAQVRARASLLASPGLYRDAETTAEVTDYLLEQAQNVVASFNTIVDGSIIDPIGTQFSYDSTNVTVRSVGSTNISNLPTAAISNGKLDVTELNLGKGQEVQFHYQVRINTEDEDFTPEKWYPMNGPTKLTPDGNNPNNQIDFGIPSAKAPGIKLNLKKIWEEYDKDTSHRPDYLDFSVERSKTITNEAWKTGYLRLVSSESDTWERQNIEKISKTQGGQETLWLPKFNNQGNDFIYKFSELNVPDGYEATSNEDGTTWINRKIFTPLGLKIVKISDQESQPLTGAQFKLTGGNLPNEGVLLTDKQDGTYQLEETKLELNSEYALTEIQAPNGHTLSNDQWIIKVSDTGVVTINNKKDGITIEGNTIHYTIENQFKKLLIATEKYSKENNEQLNGARLTLRKYEDSWNGTGTIVGEPDDLIANDVTSTKSLTPGFYSLQETVTPTGYKVDDTIFKFQVDIEGNLKDEQGTIIQRDTLPSSDGWYLSNDNNKKVFVFAKYNQLRQFEFSILKKDAQTNQKLAGAVFEVRKQGEDQLLAKLTTNSEGTGKFIADDSDDLFLFKPGTYLIKEVAAPEGFVVLEEIFKVVISDTGIVTVNYGNQAMNEEAIEVVLKDESNNTIEVTIANTPKGLLPATGGQGRKVFVISSLLVVGIGIVIGGYYVYRNRKELE